A region from the Streptomyces tsukubensis genome encodes:
- a CDS encoding flavin reductase family protein: protein MMGHAGMAAAAVRYLRSVGAAPTNQPPEASEPYDPHPRAELRAVGEDERVPVESGEFRRVMGRFASGVTVITARDAKGPAGFACQSFSSLSLDPPLVVFMVARTSTTWPRIARAGVFCVNVLGEGQGELCRGFAVRGGDKFAGVAHRPAPVGGAPLLEGATAWVDCAVHAVHTGGDHLIVVGRVRALGADGDGDPLIFHEGQFRRLE from the coding sequence ATGATGGGACACGCGGGCATGGCCGCCGCCGCCGTCCGGTATCTGCGATCCGTGGGAGCGGCGCCCACGAACCAGCCGCCCGAGGCATCGGAGCCGTACGACCCACACCCCCGCGCCGAGCTGCGTGCCGTAGGGGAGGACGAACGCGTGCCCGTCGAGAGCGGGGAGTTCCGGCGGGTCATGGGGCGGTTCGCCAGCGGGGTGACCGTGATCACGGCGCGGGACGCAAAGGGGCCCGCCGGGTTCGCCTGCCAGTCGTTCTCGTCGCTGTCGCTGGACCCGCCGCTGGTGGTGTTCATGGTCGCGCGGACCTCGACGACCTGGCCCAGGATCGCCCGCGCCGGGGTCTTCTGCGTCAATGTGCTGGGCGAGGGGCAGGGGGAGCTGTGCCGGGGCTTCGCCGTGCGTGGGGGCGACAAGTTCGCCGGGGTGGCGCACCGGCCCGCGCCGGTCGGCGGGGCGCCGCTGCTGGAGGGGGCGACCGCCTGGGTCGACTGCGCGGTGCACGCCGTGCACACGGGTGGCGACCATCTGATCGTCGTCGGCCGGGTCCGGGCGCTGGGCGCGGACGGCGACGGGGATCCGCTGATCTTCCACGAGGGACAGTTCCGGCGTCTGGAATGA
- a CDS encoding FBP domain-containing protein codes for MEPLTDQQIRGSFVNCTKGEAKRLRLPTDFGETPWGDLDFLGWIDPGAPQRAYLVAPGPDGTPIGLSLRVPATTNSSAFKSSICNICLTGHASSGVTLLVAPLAGPRGREGSTVGIYFCADLACSLYIRGKRQPKLRTRQHEESLTPDEKAARLLDNLRAFTEKVTADIAVG; via the coding sequence ATGGAACCGCTCACCGACCAACAGATCCGTGGCTCCTTCGTGAACTGCACGAAGGGCGAGGCCAAGCGGCTCCGGCTCCCCACGGACTTCGGCGAGACCCCCTGGGGGGATCTCGACTTCCTGGGGTGGATCGACCCGGGCGCGCCCCAGCGGGCGTATCTCGTGGCCCCCGGCCCGGACGGCACCCCGATCGGGCTGAGCCTGCGCGTCCCGGCGACGACCAACAGCAGCGCGTTCAAGTCGAGCATCTGCAATATCTGTCTGACCGGGCACGCGTCGTCGGGTGTGACCCTGCTGGTGGCCCCGCTGGCGGGCCCCCGGGGCCGCGAGGGGAGCACGGTCGGGATCTACTTCTGCGCCGACCTCGCGTGCTCCCTCTACATCCGGGGCAAGCGTCAGCCGAAGCTCCGCACCCGGCAGCACGAGGAGAGCCTGACCCCGGACGAGAAGGCGGCCAGACTGCTGGACAACCTCCGCGCCTTCACGGAGAAGGTCACCGCGGACATCGCGGTCGGCTGA
- a CDS encoding RidA family protein produces MTAKTTHLDPEELPSNPAFTQGVIIPAGRTVHVGGQLGTDSAGNLLDGIEAQSAQAMRNVLTVLAAAGTGPEHVAKLNIYLVDGIDARVGYEASRSVWGDHRTAVTVVSTSGHARPGALVEIDAVAYIPE; encoded by the coding sequence ATGACCGCGAAGACGACACACCTCGACCCCGAAGAGCTGCCCAGCAACCCCGCCTTCACCCAGGGGGTGATCATCCCCGCGGGCCGGACGGTGCATGTCGGCGGCCAGCTCGGCACCGACAGCGCCGGAAACCTGCTCGACGGCATCGAGGCGCAGTCCGCTCAGGCCATGCGGAACGTGCTGACCGTGCTTGCGGCCGCGGGCACCGGTCCCGAGCACGTCGCCAAACTCAACATCTACCTCGTCGACGGGATCGACGCACGGGTGGGATACGAGGCGTCGCGATCGGTGTGGGGAGACCACCGCACGGCCGTCACGGTCGTCTCCACCTCGGGGCACGCCCGCCCGGGCGCGCTCGTGGAGATCGACGCGGTGGCGTACATCCCCGAATAG
- a CDS encoding MFS transporter: protein MPSAVPPAPGPRRRVHRAWFVAAVTFVTIIGAAGFASLPGLFFDPLHDEFGWSRGTVGFAVSVNLALYGLTAPFAAALMDRFGIRRVVAAALTVISLGSALTVVMTEAWQLVLFWGVLVGLGSGSMALAFAATVTDRWFVRRRGLVTGLLTAAGASGQLVFLPLLSWLVEERGWRPAAITVALAALAVVPFVWLLLRDHPADAGLAAYGAEEFTPKPPPAKGAARRAVTVLFDAARTGPFWLLVGTFAICGATTNGLMKTHFIPAAHDHGMAVTAAASLLALVGVFDIIGAVCSGWLTDRYETRRLLAVYYALRGISLMFLPMLLAPDIRPPMIFFIVFYGLDWVATVPPTIALCRQYYGDDSAIVFGWVLASHQVGAAVVAFAGGVARDAFGSYDVVWYASGALCAAAALMALVIRRTPVKAAAP from the coding sequence CTGCCTTCGGCCGTGCCTCCCGCGCCCGGCCCCCGGCGCCGCGTGCACCGCGCCTGGTTCGTCGCCGCCGTCACCTTTGTGACGATCATCGGCGCGGCGGGCTTCGCCTCCCTGCCCGGCCTGTTCTTCGACCCGCTGCACGACGAGTTCGGCTGGTCCCGCGGCACGGTCGGCTTCGCCGTCTCGGTCAACCTCGCGCTCTACGGGCTGACCGCGCCCTTCGCCGCCGCCCTCATGGACCGCTTCGGCATCCGGCGGGTCGTCGCCGCCGCCCTGACCGTGATCTCCCTCGGCTCGGCCCTGACCGTCGTCATGACCGAGGCCTGGCAACTCGTCCTCTTCTGGGGCGTCCTCGTCGGCCTCGGCTCCGGCTCGATGGCCCTCGCCTTCGCCGCCACCGTCACCGACCGCTGGTTCGTCCGCCGCCGCGGACTGGTCACCGGCCTCCTCACCGCCGCGGGCGCCTCCGGCCAACTCGTCTTCCTCCCCCTCCTCTCCTGGCTGGTGGAGGAGCGCGGCTGGCGGCCCGCCGCGATCACCGTCGCCCTCGCCGCCCTCGCCGTCGTCCCTTTTGTCTGGCTGCTCCTGCGCGACCATCCGGCCGACGCCGGACTCGCCGCTTACGGCGCGGAGGAGTTCACCCCCAAGCCGCCACCCGCGAAGGGCGCCGCCCGGCGAGCGGTGACGGTGCTGTTCGACGCGGCCCGTACCGGACCCTTCTGGCTGCTCGTCGGCACCTTCGCGATCTGCGGCGCCACCACCAACGGCCTGATGAAGACCCATTTCATCCCGGCCGCCCACGACCACGGCATGGCGGTCACGGCTGCCGCGTCCCTGCTCGCGCTGGTCGGCGTCTTCGACATCATCGGTGCGGTCTGCTCCGGCTGGCTGACCGACCGCTACGAGACCCGTAGGCTGCTCGCCGTCTACTACGCGCTGCGAGGCATCAGTCTGATGTTCCTGCCGATGCTGCTCGCGCCCGATATCCGGCCGCCGATGATCTTCTTCATCGTCTTCTACGGACTGGACTGGGTGGCCACCGTCCCGCCGACGATCGCCCTCTGCCGCCAGTACTACGGCGACGACAGCGCAATCGTCTTCGGCTGGGTCCTCGCCTCCCACCAGGTGGGCGCGGCCGTCGTCGCCTTCGCGGGCGGGGTGGCGCGGGACGCCTTCGGCTCGTACGACGTCGTCTGGTACGCCTCGGGCGCGCTGTGCGCGGCCGCGGCACTGATGGCGCTGGTGATCCGCCGGACTCCGGTGAAGGCCGCGGCGCCTTGA
- a CDS encoding GlxA family transcriptional regulator, translating into MSADRSRTPHRVAVLALPDVIPFELGIPHRIFGRTLDASGEKLYTVVTCTPVPGPVPADADFTLQVERGPEELERADTVIVPAAYHPAEVYEHGRLPDQLAEVFARIRPGTRVASICTGSYFLAAAGLLDGRPATTHWWWTDHFQRLFPTVRVDRDVLYVDDGSVLTSAGVAAGLDLCLHMVRRDHGTAVANDTARRNVVPPHRAGGQAQYVTRPVPDSTAPTTAAARTWALSRLHEPLQLRDLAERESMSVRTFTRRFRDEVGVSPVQWLTAQRVERARQLLESTELSMDQVARDSGFATAQSMRAHVQTVLGVSPTAYRRTFRGRTP; encoded by the coding sequence ATGTCTGCTGACCGGAGCCGTACGCCGCATCGTGTGGCGGTCCTCGCCCTGCCGGACGTCATCCCGTTCGAACTGGGCATCCCGCACCGGATCTTCGGCCGCACCCTCGACGCCTCGGGCGAGAAGCTGTACACGGTCGTGACCTGCACTCCCGTCCCCGGACCTGTCCCGGCCGACGCGGACTTCACCCTCCAGGTGGAGCGGGGCCCGGAGGAGCTGGAGCGCGCGGACACGGTGATCGTCCCGGCCGCGTACCACCCCGCGGAGGTCTATGAGCACGGCAGACTCCCGGACCAGCTGGCTGAGGTCTTCGCCCGGATCCGGCCGGGCACCCGGGTCGCGTCCATCTGCACGGGCAGCTACTTCCTGGCCGCCGCGGGACTCCTCGACGGCCGTCCCGCGACGACGCACTGGTGGTGGACGGACCACTTCCAGCGGCTGTTCCCGACGGTACGGGTCGACCGGGACGTGCTGTACGTGGACGACGGCTCCGTCCTGACCTCGGCGGGGGTCGCGGCGGGCCTGGACCTCTGTCTCCATATGGTCCGCCGGGACCACGGCACGGCCGTCGCCAACGACACCGCGCGCCGCAATGTGGTCCCGCCGCACCGCGCGGGCGGCCAGGCGCAGTACGTGACCCGCCCGGTCCCCGACTCGACGGCCCCGACGACCGCGGCGGCCCGCACCTGGGCCCTGAGCCGCCTCCACGAACCGCTCCAACTCCGCGATCTCGCCGAACGCGAGTCGATGAGCGTCCGCACCTTCACCCGCCGCTTCCGCGACGAGGTCGGCGTCAGCCCGGTCCAGTGGCTGACCGCCCAGCGGGTGGAGCGGGCCCGCCAGCTGCTGGAGTCGACGGAGCTCTCGATGGACCAGGTGGCACGGGACTCGGGCTTCGCCACGGCGCAGTCGATGCGTGCGCATGTCCAGACGGTGCTGGGCGTCTCCCCGACGGCGTACCGCAGAACCTTCCGCGGCCGGACCCCCTGA
- a CDS encoding LysR family transcriptional regulator produces the protein MELRDIEIFLTLSEELHFGRTAERLHVSAARISQAIKKQERSIGAKLFERTSRRVQLTPVGEQLRGDLRPVFQNLKTSVDRARLTAQGKTDVLKIGLMVTNGHELRHFWDAFRSQHPQWGLRLSHNGYMDPFARLRNGEIDLLLSWLPVEEPDLTVGPVLFMEPRVALVSTDHRLAGCSSVTVEAFADHGVVGPDGPQPDYFEDAFVPFSAPSNRAIERKFRVTTLDQMYTLVADGEVIHLLGNQVTRYYARPDVTYVPVRGLPLLKWGLVRRSDDDSPMVRAFERMARGLGTMSL, from the coding sequence GTGGAGCTCCGGGACATCGAGATCTTTCTGACGCTGTCGGAGGAGCTGCACTTCGGCAGGACCGCCGAGCGGCTGCATGTGTCGGCGGCCCGGATCAGTCAGGCGATCAAGAAGCAGGAACGTTCGATCGGGGCGAAACTCTTCGAGCGGACCAGCCGCCGGGTACAGCTCACGCCGGTCGGCGAACAGCTGCGCGGTGATCTGCGGCCGGTGTTCCAGAACCTGAAGACGAGCGTGGACCGGGCGCGGCTCACCGCCCAGGGCAAGACGGATGTCCTGAAGATCGGCCTGATGGTGACCAACGGCCATGAACTGCGGCACTTCTGGGACGCCTTCCGCTCGCAGCACCCGCAGTGGGGGCTGAGGCTGAGCCACAACGGCTATATGGACCCGTTCGCGCGGCTGCGCAACGGTGAGATCGACCTGCTGCTGTCGTGGCTCCCGGTGGAAGAGCCCGACCTGACCGTGGGGCCGGTGCTCTTCATGGAGCCCAGGGTCGCCCTGGTGTCCACCGACCATCGGCTGGCCGGCTGCTCGTCGGTGACGGTGGAAGCGTTCGCGGACCATGGTGTCGTGGGGCCGGACGGGCCCCAGCCCGACTACTTCGAAGATGCCTTCGTGCCCTTCTCCGCCCCCAGCAACCGTGCGATCGAACGGAAGTTCCGGGTCACGACGCTGGACCAGATGTACACGCTCGTTGCCGACGGGGAGGTCATCCACCTCCTGGGCAACCAGGTCACCCGCTACTACGCCCGCCCCGATGTCACGTACGTCCCTGTCCGTGGTCTTCCCCTCCTGAAATGGGGTCTGGTCCGGCGGTCCGACGACGACAGCCCCATGGTGCGGGCGTTCGAACGCATGGCCCGCGGACTCGGGACGATGTCGCTGTGA
- a CDS encoding VOC family protein, translating into MNVVATKVSLTVEDIGASSRFFTTHLGFREVESGNGYVCLRRDDTSVEIALSERDPELPPRPRKGQGLADLVVTLTVTDVVAEHARLRREGAAVSGRIHHEPWGEQLFRLVDPNGVVVQLTEWVPPAGAPEHR; encoded by the coding sequence ATGAACGTCGTCGCTACCAAGGTGTCGCTGACCGTGGAGGACATCGGCGCTTCCAGCCGGTTCTTCACCACTCATCTGGGCTTTCGTGAAGTCGAGTCGGGGAACGGCTATGTCTGCCTCCGCCGGGACGACACCTCCGTAGAGATCGCCCTGTCCGAACGCGACCCCGAGCTGCCGCCGCGCCCCAGGAAGGGTCAGGGACTGGCCGATCTCGTCGTCACCCTGACCGTCACGGATGTCGTGGCCGAGCACGCACGGCTGCGCCGCGAGGGGGCCGCCGTCAGCGGCCGGATCCACCACGAGCCATGGGGTGAGCAACTGTTCCGGCTCGTCGATCCGAACGGTGTCGTGGTCCAGCTCACCGAATGGGTGCCGCCGGCCGGAGCCCCCGAGCACAGGTAA
- a CDS encoding DUF4097 family beta strand repeat-containing protein yields the protein MQKFDTSGTIAAVLDIPAGRLRFIAADHTDTTVEVLPADASERRDVEMAEETTVEYGDGILWITAPAAKNQLLGDPGSVEVTVRLPAGSHIEAKAAAADFRGAGRLGDITFEAAQGKVELDETESGRITLLTGDVSVGRLGGPARISTRKGAIHITEAMAGTVTLSTEHGAISVGAARGVTASLDAGTGYGRIHNSLRNTGGAAGLNIHATTSYGDITARSL from the coding sequence ATGCAGAAGTTCGACACCTCCGGCACCATCGCCGCCGTTCTGGACATCCCTGCGGGCCGTCTCCGGTTCATCGCCGCCGACCACACCGACACCACCGTGGAAGTCCTGCCCGCAGACGCTTCGGAGCGCCGCGATGTGGAGATGGCTGAGGAGACCACGGTCGAATACGGTGACGGCATCCTGTGGATCACGGCCCCTGCCGCGAAGAACCAGCTCCTCGGCGACCCGGGATCCGTCGAGGTGACCGTCCGGCTGCCGGCCGGCTCCCACATCGAGGCGAAGGCGGCAGCCGCCGATTTCCGGGGGGCCGGAAGACTCGGAGACATCACCTTCGAGGCCGCGCAGGGCAAGGTCGAGCTCGACGAGACCGAGAGCGGCCGGATCACCCTTCTCACCGGCGACGTCTCGGTCGGCCGCCTGGGCGGTCCCGCCCGGATCAGCACCCGGAAGGGCGCCATCCACATCACCGAGGCCATGGCCGGCACGGTCACCCTGAGCACCGAGCACGGCGCGATCTCCGTCGGGGCCGCCCGCGGGGTCACCGCCTCACTGGACGCCGGCACCGGCTACGGCCGGATCCACAACTCGCTCCGCAACACCGGTGGTGCCGCCGGCCTGAACATCCACGCGACCACCTCCTACGGCGACATCACCGCCCGCAGCCTCTGA
- a CDS encoding DUF4287 domain-containing protein, whose product MTDSLQGAAYFPAIEKKYGRPIAEWKGLIRSSPLTRHMELVSWLKSEHGLGHGHANALVAHTLAEDKAK is encoded by the coding sequence ATGACCGACTCGCTGCAGGGCGCCGCGTACTTCCCCGCGATCGAGAAGAAGTACGGCCGCCCGATCGCGGAGTGGAAGGGCCTCATCCGGTCCTCTCCTCTGACCAGGCACATGGAACTCGTCTCGTGGCTCAAGTCCGAGCACGGCCTGGGCCACGGCCACGCCAACGCGCTGGTCGCCCACACTCTCGCGGAGGACAAGGCGAAGTAG
- a CDS encoding alpha/beta hydrolase yields MTADFLTWQELRDVKRAEFEEAADAWHRMSTRSAADRETARRAMSAQLIETQESEAAQGAVRRLGRLIRNYDYLSTECGLIRTALNGLSADLAEPQRQLRQALDEAASLAYTVESDGSVTYPSASVGSAGAEQCVSGGTVQGSSRGPLEPPGSGEYGKPPRVDLHDPQGDRFRGDLHVNPHAKKARDIADRIARAVRSAAEVDARYTKTLNGLKAAQGLDVTEATLGDMHQDAAAVRTATARYLVAAMPKDASPAEYKTWWEGLDEDQRREYLDIAPDLIGMLDGIPAAVRDEANRNHLPSLIAELERTGDDPAMLEGLRKIEERLLEPHKVPMFLLGISGEGNGRAIISFGNPDTARNVSAYVPGLGTKLDAEFGGGTVKRALDTAVGAQRYDKSTASIVWLGYDAPQSIDVMSTADAEKGAPAYNRFMAGLAATNEHDDPHVTAIGHSYGSLTVGTAARQSGGIPGVDDIVLVGSPGVGVDKAADLGVPPQRVYVGAADNDIVTKLPTVPEAVVGAVGAGLRMAVPGVLSDPGGDDIYFGKDPASQAFGARRFAVDDGPHPVFDGEPIAAHSQYFTPETDRVSADNIARVVSGEYGITTERHR; encoded by the coding sequence ATGACGGCGGACTTTCTGACCTGGCAGGAACTGAGGGACGTCAAGCGCGCCGAGTTCGAGGAGGCTGCGGATGCCTGGCACCGGATGTCCACCCGCTCCGCCGCTGACCGCGAAACCGCCAGAAGGGCCATGTCGGCCCAGCTCATCGAAACCCAGGAGAGTGAAGCGGCACAGGGCGCCGTCAGGCGTCTGGGGCGTCTCATCCGTAACTACGACTACCTGTCGACGGAATGCGGGTTGATTCGAACAGCGCTGAACGGTTTGTCCGCGGATCTTGCGGAGCCACAGAGGCAGTTACGGCAGGCCTTGGACGAAGCGGCGTCGCTGGCGTACACGGTCGAGTCCGATGGTTCGGTCACCTATCCCTCTGCGAGCGTCGGCTCCGCCGGGGCCGAGCAGTGCGTTTCCGGCGGAACCGTACAAGGCAGCTCACGAGGCCCGCTGGAACCGCCCGGCTCCGGGGAGTACGGGAAGCCGCCGCGCGTTGATCTGCACGATCCGCAGGGCGACCGTTTCCGGGGCGACCTCCACGTGAATCCCCATGCGAAGAAAGCACGGGACATCGCGGACCGCATCGCACGTGCGGTCCGGTCGGCCGCGGAGGTGGATGCTCGGTACACCAAGACCTTGAACGGCCTCAAGGCGGCACAGGGTTTGGACGTGACGGAAGCGACGCTGGGTGACATGCACCAGGACGCGGCCGCTGTCCGCACCGCTACCGCCCGCTACCTGGTCGCTGCGATGCCGAAGGACGCCTCCCCGGCCGAGTACAAGACGTGGTGGGAGGGGCTCGACGAGGACCAGCGGCGGGAGTATCTGGATATCGCGCCCGATCTGATCGGAATGCTGGACGGCATCCCTGCTGCAGTGAGGGACGAGGCCAACCGCAACCACCTGCCGTCCCTGATCGCGGAGCTGGAGCGCACCGGGGACGACCCCGCCATGCTGGAGGGGCTGCGGAAGATTGAGGAGCGCCTGCTGGAGCCCCACAAGGTCCCCATGTTCCTTCTCGGGATCAGCGGGGAGGGAAACGGCCGGGCCATCATTTCCTTCGGGAACCCCGACACCGCGCGCAACGTGTCCGCGTACGTTCCCGGGCTGGGCACCAAACTCGATGCCGAGTTCGGCGGAGGCACGGTGAAGCGGGCACTCGACACAGCCGTCGGCGCGCAACGCTACGACAAGTCAACGGCGTCGATCGTCTGGCTGGGCTACGACGCCCCGCAGAGCATCGACGTCATGTCCACTGCGGATGCGGAGAAGGGCGCGCCGGCCTACAACCGTTTCATGGCCGGTCTGGCAGCGACCAACGAGCACGACGATCCGCATGTGACGGCCATCGGCCACTCCTACGGATCCCTCACGGTCGGCACGGCGGCACGGCAGTCGGGGGGAATCCCCGGTGTGGACGACATCGTTCTGGTCGGCAGCCCCGGTGTCGGTGTCGACAAGGCGGCGGATCTCGGTGTGCCGCCCCAACGGGTATACGTGGGTGCGGCCGACAACGACATCGTGACCAAGTTGCCGACCGTGCCGGAGGCGGTGGTGGGGGCTGTCGGAGCCGGACTCAGGATGGCCGTTCCCGGGGTCCTCTCGGATCCCGGCGGCGACGACATCTACTTCGGCAAGGACCCGGCAAGCCAGGCGTTCGGGGCCCGGCGTTTCGCCGTCGACGACGGGCCGCACCCCGTATTCGACGGCGAACCCATTGCGGCGCACTCCCAGTACTTCACCCCGGAAACGGACCGGGTGTCCGCCGACAACATCGCCCGGGTCGTCTCGGGGGAGTACGGAATCACGACTGAGAGGCACCGGTGA
- a CDS encoding Zn-dependent alcohol dehydrogenase, with amino-acid sequence MRGVVFDGRRPEPVDDLEVRDPGPGEVLVAIAAAGLCHSDLSVIDGTIPFPVPVVLGHEGAGVVEAVGEGVRHVAPGDHVALSTLRNCGTCADCDRGRPTLCRTAIGRPGRPFSRRGERLYQFAANSAFAERTIVTAVQAVRIPRNLPLTSAAVLGCAVLTGVGAVLNRARTRRGDTVVVIGTGGIGLNVLQGARLAGASRIVAIETDPAKEPLALRFGATHFLPSAEAVRDVLPTGADHVFECVGRPPLIRTAIDLLDRGGQAILLGMTPPSAEATFAPAGMFLDKSILGCRYGTSRPQHDIALYADLYARGELLLDELVSETHPVEDFARAAEAMGEGKGRGARVVLTF; translated from the coding sequence ATGCGGGGAGTCGTCTTCGACGGCAGGCGGCCGGAGCCGGTGGACGATCTGGAGGTCCGGGACCCGGGCCCCGGCGAAGTCCTGGTGGCGATCGCCGCGGCCGGACTCTGCCACAGCGATCTGTCGGTGATCGACGGCACGATCCCCTTCCCGGTGCCGGTGGTCCTCGGCCACGAGGGCGCGGGCGTGGTGGAGGCGGTCGGGGAAGGGGTGCGGCATGTGGCCCCCGGGGACCATGTGGCGCTCTCCACCCTCCGCAACTGCGGCACCTGCGCGGACTGCGACCGCGGCCGCCCCACCCTCTGCCGGACGGCGATCGGCCGCCCGGGCCGGCCCTTCTCGCGCCGGGGCGAGCGGCTGTACCAGTTCGCCGCGAACTCGGCGTTCGCGGAGCGCACGATCGTCACGGCCGTCCAGGCGGTACGGATCCCCCGGAACCTCCCGTTGACCTCGGCGGCCGTCCTGGGCTGCGCGGTGCTGACGGGAGTCGGAGCCGTACTGAACCGGGCGAGGACGCGCCGCGGGGACACGGTCGTCGTCATCGGCACCGGCGGAATCGGCCTCAACGTCCTCCAGGGCGCCCGCCTGGCGGGCGCCTCCCGGATCGTCGCGATCGAAACCGACCCGGCGAAGGAACCCCTGGCGCTGCGCTTCGGCGCGACCCACTTCCTGCCGTCCGCCGAAGCCGTCCGCGACGTCCTCCCGACGGGCGCGGACCACGTCTTCGAATGCGTGGGCCGCCCGCCCCTGATCCGCACGGCGATCGACCTCCTCGACCGCGGCGGCCAGGCGATCCTGCTGGGCATGACACCCCCGTCGGCGGAGGCGACGTTCGCCCCGGCCGGGATGTTCCTGGACAAATCCATCCTGGGCTGCCGCTACGGCACCTCGCGCCCGCAGCACGACATCGCGCTCTACGCGGACCTGTACGCGAGGGGCGAGTTGCTCCTCGACGAACTGGTCTCGGAAACCCACCCGGTGGAGGATTTCGCGAGGGCGGCGGAGGCCATGGGGGAGGGGAAGGGGCGGGGTGCGAGGGTGGTGCTGACGTTCTGA